The stretch of DNA AGTACGGCCGCGACGTACGGGTCTGCGTCGACCGCATCAACGGCGCGGCCCGCATCCGTATCCGCGACAGCGGCCCCGGCATCCCCGCGGCAGAGCTGGGCCGGGTGTTCGATCCGTTCTACCGCGTCGAAACCTCGCGTTCGCGCGAGTCCGGCGGCACCGGCCTGGGCCTGACCATCGCCCGCAACATCGCCGAACAGCATGGCGGCAGCATCGCGCTGGCCAACCATCCGGAAGGCGGACTGGAAGTGACTCTGGTACTGCCGGAGTATTACCCGAACAAATAAGGGACAGACAAAGCGCAAGCTTGTGATCACACCATCGTGGATACACAATCTTGAAACATGGCCGCGCGAGAATGCAGCACCGCGTATTTTGCGCACGCGCGGATAACACAAGCACAAGAGAAAGAGCCGCAGGGACTGGCGGCAAGGGACGAACATGAAAAAGAAGAATGCGGGATGGATTGTCGGTGTCGTGGCGCTGGCCGTCGCCGGCGCCTGGTACCTGAACAAGGGTGACGGTGCCCACGCCGACAATGGACAAGGCGGCAAGGGGCCGGGCGGCAAGGGCGGCATGCCGCCGACCACCGTCAACGTGGTGGCGCCGCAGCGCCAGGACGTGGGCGTGGAACTGTCCGCCAACGGCACCGTGACCCCGGTCCGTACCGTCGACCTGCATCCGCAGACCACCGCCACCATCCGCCAGGTCCACATCCGCGAAGGCCAGTTCGTCAAGGAAGGCCAGGTCATGTTCTCGCTCGACGACCGCGCCGACCGCGCCAACGTCGCCCGCGCCGAAGCGCAGGTGGCGCAGAACCGCGCCACCCTGGCCGACCTCGAGCGCCAGTACAAGCGCAGCCAGGAGCTCGCGGCCCAGAATTTCCTGTCCCAGAGCGCGGTCGACTCCCTCAAGAGCCAGGTCGAGGCGGCGCGTGCGCTGGTGGCAAGCAATGCCGCGGCCGCGCGCGCCAGCCAGGTCAGCGCCAGCTACACCACCATCCGCGCCCCGATGTCGGGCCGCGTCGGCGCCATCGACATCCATCCGGGCGCCCTTGTGCAGCCGGCCACGTCCCTGACCACCATCACCCAGCTCGACCCGATCGACGTCTCCTTCAACATGCCGGAGTCAAGCCTCGGCGCACTGCTGACGGCCCAGCGTGCCGGCAAGGTGGCGGTGCAGGCCAGCACCGGACCCGAGGCCAAGCCGGTCACCGGCGAGCTGAAATTCGTGGACAACGCGGTCGACCCGGCCGCCGGCACCATCCGCGTGAAGGCCCAGTTCGCCAACCCGGACGCGATGCTGTGGCCGGGCCAGTACGTGACCACCCGCGTCACCACGCAGATCATCCGCGACGCCGTCGTGATCCCGCAGAACGCCATCATCACCAGCACCCAGGGCACCTTCGTGTACGTGGTGGGCGAGGGCAACGAGGCGAAACAGGTCAAGGTGGCGCGCCTGCACGGCTTCGGCGAGTATGCTGCCGTGACCGGCCTGACCGGCAACGAGAAGGTCATCACCGAAGGCAAGCAGAATCTGCGTCCGGGCGGCAAGGTGCGCCCGGCTGGCGCCAAGCCCCAGGATGCAGCCGCATCGAACGCAGCGATGCCGGCCGCACAGAAGGGTGACAAGGCATGAACCTGTCCGAACTGTGTATCCGCCGTCCCGTGATGGTGGTGCTGATGTCGATCAGCCTGGTGCTGGTCGGCGTCCTGGCCTACATGCACATCCC from Massilia varians encodes:
- a CDS encoding efflux RND transporter periplasmic adaptor subunit gives rise to the protein MKKKNAGWIVGVVALAVAGAWYLNKGDGAHADNGQGGKGPGGKGGMPPTTVNVVAPQRQDVGVELSANGTVTPVRTVDLHPQTTATIRQVHIREGQFVKEGQVMFSLDDRADRANVARAEAQVAQNRATLADLERQYKRSQELAAQNFLSQSAVDSLKSQVEAARALVASNAAAARASQVSASYTTIRAPMSGRVGAIDIHPGALVQPATSLTTITQLDPIDVSFNMPESSLGALLTAQRAGKVAVQASTGPEAKPVTGELKFVDNAVDPAAGTIRVKAQFANPDAMLWPGQYVTTRVTTQIIRDAVVIPQNAIITSTQGTFVYVVGEGNEAKQVKVARLHGFGEYAAVTGLTGNEKVITEGKQNLRPGGKVRPAGAKPQDAAASNAAMPAAQKGDKA